The following proteins are co-located in the Brachybacterium sacelli genome:
- a CDS encoding DEAD/DEAH box helicase, which yields MTDTAPAQNLVSGAETRDPDAPASAPEATAPAEPAAQPAEAEPSFDDIDLPAPLRRAVDELGFTRPSAIQSRAIPALLAGRDVIGVAQTGTGKTAAFGLPLLAAIDPDLREVQSLVLAPTRELAMQVADAISSFATAIGGLDVLAVYGGSPYGPQERALARGAQVVVGTPGRVMDHMRRTNLRLDTIRVAVLDEADEMLRMGFAEDVEEILSHTPTSRQVALFSATMPSAIQKVAQDHMKDPVRVSVSPQSSTVKSVHQTYAVVPFKHRTGALARVLATSEAEAAIVFVRTRAAAEEIGTALLSRGLIAASISGDVPQKEREKIVERLRDGSLQVLVATDVAARGLDVERIGLVVNFDVPREPEAYVHRVGRTGRAGRSGEALTFIGPHERRALKNIERATKQTLEEAVIPSPRDVSKHRLAALLTKVPERIERGRLELYRELISEFVAENDIDPLELAAVLGAMTVGDDGPGTPTEDEEFTGATLKNDDRGQAERGPRGGGGQTERGYTSYRIGVGHTHGARPPGIVGAITGEGGLNGKDVGKIQIFPSFALVQIRGSLDEEQKARISKAKVGGRSLRISEDQGPRGGGQGGGRRDGERPWRRGNERPRRDEGGRFDAKRKGARHS from the coding sequence ATGACTGACACCGCCCCTGCCCAGAATCTCGTATCCGGCGCGGAGACCCGCGACCCCGACGCCCCTGCGTCGGCCCCTGAGGCGACCGCCCCGGCCGAGCCGGCGGCGCAGCCCGCCGAGGCCGAGCCGAGCTTCGACGACATCGATCTGCCGGCGCCCTTGCGCCGAGCGGTCGACGAGCTGGGATTCACCCGTCCCTCCGCGATCCAGTCCCGCGCGATCCCGGCGCTGCTCGCCGGCCGTGACGTGATCGGTGTCGCACAGACCGGCACCGGCAAGACCGCCGCCTTCGGTCTGCCGCTGCTGGCGGCCATCGATCCCGACCTGCGGGAGGTGCAGTCCCTGGTGCTCGCGCCGACCCGCGAGCTGGCCATGCAGGTCGCCGACGCGATCTCGTCCTTCGCGACCGCGATCGGCGGTCTGGACGTCCTCGCCGTCTACGGCGGCTCCCCGTACGGCCCGCAGGAGCGTGCGCTCGCCCGCGGGGCGCAGGTGGTCGTCGGCACCCCGGGCCGCGTCATGGACCACATGCGGCGCACCAATCTGCGCCTGGACACCATCCGCGTCGCGGTCCTCGACGAGGCCGACGAGATGCTGCGGATGGGCTTCGCGGAGGACGTCGAGGAGATCCTCTCCCACACCCCCACCAGCCGGCAGGTCGCACTGTTCTCCGCGACCATGCCTTCGGCCATCCAGAAGGTCGCCCAGGACCACATGAAGGACCCGGTGCGGGTCAGCGTGAGCCCACAGTCCTCCACGGTCAAGAGCGTGCACCAGACCTATGCCGTGGTGCCCTTCAAGCACCGCACCGGCGCCCTGGCCCGGGTGCTCGCCACCTCGGAGGCGGAGGCCGCGATCGTGTTCGTGCGCACCCGTGCCGCGGCCGAGGAGATCGGCACCGCCCTGCTCTCGCGCGGCCTGATCGCCGCCTCCATCAGTGGTGACGTGCCGCAGAAGGAGCGCGAGAAGATCGTCGAGCGCCTGCGGGACGGTTCGCTGCAGGTGCTCGTGGCGACCGACGTGGCCGCCCGCGGTCTGGACGTCGAGCGCATCGGCCTGGTCGTGAACTTCGATGTGCCGCGCGAGCCCGAGGCGTACGTCCACCGCGTGGGTCGCACCGGCCGCGCCGGACGCTCCGGCGAGGCGCTGACGTTCATCGGCCCGCACGAGCGCCGCGCCCTGAAGAACATCGAGCGCGCCACCAAGCAGACGCTCGAGGAAGCGGTCATCCCCTCGCCCCGCGACGTGTCCAAGCACCGCCTGGCTGCGCTGCTCACGAAGGTCCCGGAGCGGATCGAGCGCGGACGCCTCGAGCTGTACCGAGAGCTGATCAGCGAATTCGTCGCCGAGAACGACATCGATCCGCTCGAGCTCGCCGCCGTGCTGGGCGCCATGACCGTCGGCGACGACGGCCCCGGCACCCCCACCGAGGACGAGGAGTTCACCGGCGCCACCCTCAAGAACGATGACCGCGGGCAGGCCGAGCGCGGTCCTCGCGGCGGGGGCGGGCAGACCGAGCGGGGCTACACCTCGTACCGCATCGGCGTGGGCCACACCCATGGGGCGCGGCCGCCGGGGATCGTCGGTGCCATCACCGGTGAGGGCGGCCTGAACGGCAAGGACGTGGGCAAGATCCAGATCTTCCCGAGCTTCGCGCTGGTGCAGATCCGCGGCTCCCTGGACGAGGAGCAGAAGGCCCGCATCTCGAAGGCGAAGGTCGGCGGTCGTTCTCTGCGCATCAGCGAGGACCAGGGCCCCCGCGGCGGCGGCCAGGGCGGCGGACGCCGAGACGGCGAGCGTCCGTGGCGTCGTGGCAACGAACGTCCCCGCCGTGACGAGGGCGGCCGCTTCGACGCGAAGCGGAAGGGTGCCCGCCACTCCTGA